The following coding sequences lie in one Halorarum halophilum genomic window:
- a CDS encoding DUF7521 family protein, whose translation MSELARLGVFLVANVLQFSVGIGITGLSYLAYRSSGGRPAFRNSTLGFLLITIGGVLAPVYQIWIKGDYSVSGRELLELQIMEGTLITIGLALLLYSIYSFNAGFKRVSADVYDFGDGKSP comes from the coding sequence ATGAGCGAACTGGCCCGACTCGGCGTGTTCCTCGTGGCGAACGTCCTCCAGTTCAGCGTCGGCATCGGTATCACGGGGCTGAGCTACCTGGCGTACCGGTCGAGCGGCGGGAGGCCCGCGTTCCGCAACTCGACGCTCGGCTTCCTGCTGATCACGATCGGCGGCGTCCTCGCCCCCGTGTACCAGATCTGGATCAAGGGGGACTACTCCGTCAGCGGTCGCGAACTCCTCGAACTACAGATCATGGAGGGAACGCTGATCACGATCGGACTCGCGCTGCTCCTCTACTCGATCTACAGTTTCAACGCGGGATTCAAGCGCGTGTCGGCCGACGTCTACGATTTCGGGGACGGGAAGAGTCCCTGA
- a CDS encoding winged helix-turn-helix domain-containing protein: MGDKVWNPRNLFDVFGDSLSRRILLLANDSPVSATVLVDELDVTPPTVYRRLDELGEHDLVKERRRIDERGNHYRTFETSLHRVEFEIEDGRFTVDVDLRRDLTDRFEAFWSEFEGGRPDAGVDSPERGDRPSVRDDVSTT, encoded by the coding sequence ATGGGAGACAAGGTGTGGAATCCGAGGAACCTGTTCGACGTGTTCGGTGACTCGCTCAGTAGGCGGATCCTGCTTCTGGCGAACGACTCGCCGGTCTCGGCGACGGTACTCGTCGACGAACTGGACGTCACGCCGCCGACCGTGTACCGTCGGCTGGACGAACTGGGCGAGCACGACCTCGTGAAGGAACGCCGACGGATCGACGAGCGCGGGAACCATTATCGCACGTTCGAGACGAGCCTGCACCGGGTCGAGTTCGAGATCGAGGACGGACGGTTCACCGTCGACGTCGACCTGAGACGGGACCTCACGGATCGCTTCGAGGCGTTCTGGTCCGAGTTCGAGGGGGGAAGGCCGGACGCCGGCGTCGACTCCCCCGAGCGGGGCGACCGCCCCAGCGTGCGCGACGACGTATCGACCACATGA
- a CDS encoding alkaline phosphatase family protein: MTRTQNAVVIGLDGVPWNLVERWSEAGELPTFARLIEEGAAGGLESTTPASTPLAWPSIATGTWPDKHGLYWFRGLEGDYTHRMNTSHDLTQPTLWEMLDSAVVGNVPMTYPAKEIDGRLVTGMMTASRDEGFTHPSALATEIEERIPEYEVGLDWSEYGDDPAEFVDELDGMVDARVDLMELPMEEGDPRLFFFVYTAPDRLQHLVWDEDVLLDHYRRLDDALATALDYADRRSANLFVVSDHGFGEVSTIVAVNRILERKGYLTRRENTGTRGLLERVGLTKRSVRSWIDRMGIDEDQLIESVPQAFVDMASLQIPGERALYDVNYEETTAFVHGEGCLYVNDTERFESGTVEPESVPRVKRELRELLSSVEDPDTGTAVLEVHDGDDLFPGDDGSPDLIVEADDGYEVQTPLTDEEFYSTGAKAASHRSEGILLARGPDVEPGSVPDGATVVDVAPTILHLCGEPIPAATDGRVLSEIVASDSPAADAQIETRRYSGAEAGIDPDSDVESVERRLQGLGYIE; the protein is encoded by the coding sequence ATGACACGAACGCAGAACGCCGTCGTGATCGGGCTCGACGGTGTGCCCTGGAACCTCGTCGAGCGCTGGAGCGAAGCTGGCGAACTGCCGACGTTCGCCCGACTGATCGAGGAGGGGGCGGCCGGCGGGCTCGAGAGTACCACCCCCGCCTCGACTCCCCTCGCGTGGCCCTCGATCGCCACGGGGACCTGGCCCGACAAGCACGGGCTCTACTGGTTCCGCGGGCTGGAGGGCGACTACACCCACCGGATGAACACGAGCCACGACCTGACGCAGCCGACGCTGTGGGAGATGCTCGACTCGGCCGTCGTCGGGAACGTGCCGATGACGTACCCGGCGAAGGAGATCGACGGGCGGCTCGTCACCGGGATGATGACCGCGTCGCGGGACGAGGGGTTCACCCACCCGTCGGCGCTCGCCACGGAGATCGAGGAGCGGATCCCGGAGTACGAGGTGGGGCTCGACTGGTCCGAGTACGGCGACGACCCGGCGGAGTTCGTCGACGAACTGGACGGCATGGTCGACGCCCGCGTCGACCTGATGGAACTGCCCATGGAAGAGGGGGACCCTCGCCTGTTCTTCTTCGTCTACACCGCGCCCGACCGACTCCAGCACCTGGTCTGGGACGAGGACGTGCTGCTCGACCACTACCGCCGCCTGGACGACGCCCTCGCCACCGCTCTCGACTACGCCGATCGGCGGTCGGCGAACCTCTTCGTCGTCTCCGATCACGGCTTCGGTGAGGTGTCCACCATCGTCGCCGTGAACCGGATCCTCGAGCGGAAGGGGTATCTCACCCGACGGGAGAACACCGGGACGCGCGGACTGCTGGAGCGAGTCGGGCTCACGAAGAGGAGCGTTCGGTCCTGGATCGATCGCATGGGGATCGACGAGGATCAGCTCATCGAGTCGGTCCCGCAAGCGTTCGTCGACATGGCGAGCCTCCAGATCCCGGGCGAGCGCGCCCTCTACGACGTGAACTACGAGGAGACGACGGCGTTCGTCCACGGCGAGGGGTGTCTCTACGTCAACGACACCGAACGGTTCGAGAGCGGCACGGTCGAACCGGAGTCGGTCCCGCGGGTGAAACGGGAACTCCGGGAGCTGCTCTCGAGCGTCGAGGACCCGGACACGGGGACGGCGGTGCTCGAGGTGCACGACGGCGACGACCTGTTCCCCGGGGACGACGGTTCGCCCGACCTGATCGTCGAGGCCGACGACGGGTACGAGGTGCAGACGCCCCTCACCGACGAGGAGTTCTACTCGACGGGGGCGAAAGCGGCCAGCCACCGGAGCGAGGGGATCCTCCTCGCCCGGGGGCCGGACGTTGAACCGGGAAGCGTGCCGGACGGGGCGACCGTCGTCGACGTTGCCCCGACGATCCTCCACCTCTGTGGAGAGCCGATCCCCGCGGCCACCGACGGTCGGGTGCTCTCCGAGATCGTCGCCTCCGACTCCCCCGCGGCCGACGCACAGATCGAGACACGACGGTACAGCGGTGCGGAGGCCGGCATCGACCCAGACAGCGACGTCGAGTCCGTGGAGCGGCGCCTCCAGGGACTCGGCTACATCGAGTGA
- a CDS encoding DUF2797 domain-containing protein, with translation MQVVGYETPAGALFVSDRDPGGPPGDLEDVSSSGDVARAGRSVDRVALDPGTDLSWSLGERHCAGTVHEGGHVACDRETAPYCRDHRSTWVCARCTGTCLKDEMDCFDDHAVYLAAFAPDVFKVGVTKEWRLETRLREQGADRAAHLRTVEDGRIAREIEAGLAEEFTDRVRVPTKVDGLADGVDEAAWEAILAEFDPVETFTFDYGFEVAERPVAETLATGTVVGTKGRVLVLENAGSTYAVDMRDLVGYELEDGGSERELQSSLGAFG, from the coding sequence GTGCAGGTCGTGGGGTACGAGACGCCGGCGGGCGCGCTGTTCGTGAGCGACCGCGACCCCGGCGGACCTCCCGGCGACCTCGAAGACGTCTCGTCGTCGGGCGACGTCGCTCGCGCTGGGCGGTCTGTCGACCGCGTGGCGCTCGACCCCGGGACCGACCTCTCGTGGTCGCTCGGCGAGCGCCACTGTGCCGGGACGGTCCACGAGGGCGGGCACGTCGCCTGCGATCGTGAGACGGCGCCGTACTGTCGCGACCACCGTTCGACGTGGGTGTGCGCCCGCTGTACGGGAACCTGCCTGAAGGACGAGATGGACTGTTTCGACGACCACGCGGTGTACCTCGCGGCGTTCGCGCCGGACGTGTTCAAGGTCGGCGTGACGAAGGAGTGGCGCCTGGAGACCCGCCTGCGCGAGCAGGGCGCCGACCGGGCCGCCCATCTCAGGACCGTGGAGGACGGCCGCATCGCCCGTGAGATCGAGGCCGGACTGGCCGAGGAGTTCACCGACCGGGTCCGGGTTCCGACGAAGGTCGACGGCCTCGCGGATGGCGTCGACGAGGCCGCGTGGGAGGCGATCCTCGCCGAGTTCGACCCGGTCGAGACGTTCACCTTCGACTACGGCTTCGAGGTCGCGGAGCGGCCAGTGGCCGAGACGCTCGCGACCGGGACCGTGGTCGGGACGAAGGGGCGCGTGCTCGTGCTGGAGAACGCCGGGAGCACCTACGCGGTCGACATGCGCGACCTGGTCGGGTACGAACTCGAGGATGGCGGGTCGGAGCGCGAGTTGCAGTCGAGCCTGGGCGCGTTCGGCTGA